Proteins from one Candidatus Nitrospira nitrosa genomic window:
- a CDS encoding ubiquitin-like protein Pup — protein MEKQERKQEPRREPQSKEEVKANPKVVETGKKLKEDIDKLVDEIDDVLEKNAEEFVKNYVQKGGE, from the coding sequence ATGGAAAAGCAAGAACGAAAGCAAGAGCCGAGACGCGAACCACAAAGCAAGGAAGAGGTCAAAGCCAACCCGAAGGTCGTGGAGACCGGGAAGAAGCTGAAAGAAGATATCGATAAGCTGGTGGATGAAATTGACGATGTGCTCGAAAAGAACGCTGAGGAATTTGTGAAGAACTATGTACAAAAAGGAGGCGAATAA
- a CDS encoding sodium-translocating pyrophosphatase: MSDSAIITFALIAAVAGIGYGLYLAMWVFKLDAGNAKMQEIAKAIQEGASAYMNRQYKTVGYVAAGLFVVLAAAGAVSDKFGLLTATGFLVGASASALAGYVGMIIAVRANVRTAQAAHNGLNAALVVAFRGGAVTGLLLIGLGLLAITGFYSIAESMAGQEKAIHALLSLGFGGSLISVFARVGGGIYTKAADVGADLVGKVEAGIPEDDPRNPAVIADNVGDNVGDCAGMAADLFETYAVTTVAAMVLAFTMFKGATAPILYPLALGGITIFATIVGILFVKVAPGGDIMPALYKGLFVAGGIAALAFLPVTFMIMGGVGGVGGFSYYMAALFGLAVTLALVFITDYYTSKEYEPVKYISKASETGHATNIIAGLAVGMQSTAAPVVVISMAILGSYWVCGGAESGGLYGVAVAAVSMLSMAGIVVAIDAFGPITDNAGGIAEMSHLGKEVRDITDPLDAVGNTTKAVTKGYAIGSAGLAAVVLFAEYSREVAAHNPALAAFDLSNPKVLVGLFLGGMLPFIFGSMCMRAVGEAGGLIVEEVRRQFRTIPGIMEGTGKPEYGTCVDIVTQAAIQKMMIPGLIPVAAPVVVGLVLGPQALGGVLVGSIVTGLFVAISMTSGGGAWDNAKKFIEEQGLKGTDTHKAAVTGDTVGDPYKDTAGPAVNPMIKVINIVALLIISLIV, from the coding sequence GTGAGTGACTCAGCGATTATCACATTTGCCCTCATCGCGGCTGTGGCGGGCATTGGCTATGGGTTGTATCTGGCGATGTGGGTGTTCAAGCTTGATGCCGGCAACGCAAAGATGCAGGAAATTGCAAAGGCGATTCAGGAAGGCGCCAGCGCCTATATGAATCGACAATACAAAACCGTCGGTTATGTTGCCGCAGGTCTGTTTGTTGTGCTGGCCGCAGCCGGCGCAGTCTCAGATAAATTTGGGTTGCTGACGGCGACAGGGTTCTTGGTCGGCGCGAGCGCGTCGGCGCTCGCCGGTTATGTGGGTATGATCATTGCGGTTCGCGCCAATGTGCGGACGGCACAAGCGGCTCATAATGGGTTGAATGCGGCCCTGGTTGTGGCGTTTCGTGGTGGCGCGGTGACGGGTCTCTTATTGATCGGTCTCGGGCTGTTGGCTATTACAGGGTTCTATTCGATCGCCGAATCGATGGCCGGTCAGGAAAAGGCCATTCACGCATTGCTCAGTCTCGGATTCGGTGGAAGCTTGATCTCCGTGTTTGCGCGCGTCGGTGGAGGAATTTACACAAAGGCAGCGGACGTCGGGGCAGACTTGGTCGGCAAGGTGGAGGCAGGGATTCCTGAAGACGATCCACGGAACCCGGCGGTCATCGCGGATAACGTGGGTGACAATGTCGGTGATTGCGCAGGCATGGCGGCGGATCTTTTTGAAACCTATGCCGTTACGACGGTTGCGGCGATGGTGTTGGCCTTTACCATGTTCAAGGGAGCCACGGCGCCTATTCTGTATCCTCTCGCGTTGGGTGGCATCACGATCTTTGCGACGATCGTCGGTATTCTCTTTGTCAAGGTCGCTCCGGGTGGCGACATCATGCCTGCTCTGTATAAGGGGTTGTTTGTGGCCGGAGGGATTGCCGCACTCGCTTTCTTGCCCGTGACCTTTATGATCATGGGCGGAGTCGGTGGTGTCGGTGGATTCAGCTACTACATGGCCGCATTGTTTGGCTTAGCCGTCACCTTGGCTCTTGTCTTCATCACCGACTACTACACCTCAAAGGAGTATGAGCCGGTGAAGTACATTTCGAAAGCCAGTGAAACCGGCCATGCGACGAACATCATTGCCGGTTTGGCGGTGGGCATGCAGTCGACAGCGGCTCCAGTCGTGGTGATTTCGATGGCGATCCTCGGCAGCTACTGGGTCTGTGGCGGTGCTGAGTCCGGTGGGCTGTACGGTGTGGCGGTGGCGGCCGTATCCATGCTCTCGATGGCTGGAATCGTGGTGGCAATCGATGCGTTTGGCCCGATTACGGACAATGCCGGCGGTATCGCTGAAATGTCGCACTTGGGTAAAGAAGTTCGGGACATCACAGATCCATTGGATGCTGTGGGCAATACAACAAAAGCGGTGACCAAGGGCTATGCCATCGGGTCTGCCGGGTTGGCGGCCGTGGTGCTCTTTGCCGAATACTCGCGGGAAGTCGCAGCACATAATCCGGCGCTGGCGGCCTTCGATCTCTCGAATCCAAAAGTCTTGGTTGGTCTCTTTCTGGGCGGCATGTTGCCATTCATCTTCGGCTCCATGTGTATGAGGGCCGTTGGTGAAGCCGGCGGGCTGATTGTGGAAGAGGTGCGGCGGCAATTCAGAACGATCCCAGGCATTATGGAAGGCACGGGTAAGCCAGAGTATGGCACCTGTGTCGATATCGTGACTCAGGCCGCGATCCAAAAGATGATGATCCCTGGTTTGATTCCCGTGGCGGCACCGGTCGTCGTCGGTTTAGTGCTTGGCCCACAGGCGCTCGGCGGGGTATTGGTCGGCAGCATCGTGACCGGTCTGTTTGTTGCAATTTCCATGACGAGTGGCGGCGGTGCCTGGGACAATGCTAAGAAATTTATCGAAGAGCAGGGGTTGAAGGGCACCGACACCCATAAGGCGGCGGTGACCGGCGACACGGTTGGTGATCCGTATAAGGATACGGCGGGACCGGCGGTGAATCCGATGATCAAGGTCATTAATATTGTGGCCCTGCTTATCATTTCGTTGATCGTCTGA